Proteins from one Macrobrachium rosenbergii isolate ZJJX-2024 chromosome 14, ASM4041242v1, whole genome shotgun sequence genomic window:
- the LOC136846115 gene encoding uncharacterized protein: MGTSKSFWIASISAVVIIGLSLVALILFFVWVFCSKRRTTRQASYRLPEEEAPIRNNDLPEQMTKGDFSDSKLRFETESKLTKETRIENLREEKNSSDPPEASRGRCTSDLGPSPLKGGAKRDTLLRPAGLVKHQFRVSFRAKAADDSAVAKLVAYVKSDSSSILDVSSAR, encoded by the exons ATGGGAACGAGCAAATCTTTCTGGATAGCTTCTATATCGGCTGTGGTGATCATTGGTCTCTCTTTGGTGGCCTTGATATTGTTTTTCGTCTGGGTGTTTTGCAGCAAGCGA agaacgACGAGACAAGCCTCCTACAGACTCCCGGAGGAAGAAGCACCAATCCGGAACAACGATCTGCCCGAACAAATGACAAAAGGAGACTTTAGTGATTCGAAACTGAGATTCGAAACTGAATCGAAACTGACGAAGGAAACGCGGATAGAAAACTTACGTGAAGAAAAGAATTCCTCAGATCCTCCCGAAGCTTCCAGGGGCCGTTGTACCTCTGACCTCGGCCCTTCACCTTTGAAGGGGGGCGCCAAGAGAGACACCCTACTACGCCCTGCTGGTTTGGTGAAACACCAGTTTCGCGTCTCCTTCAGAGCAAAGGCCGCTGATGACAGTGCGGTGGCCAAGCTTGTTGCCTACGTTaagtctgattcctcgtccatttTGGATGTAAGTTCTGCAAGATAA
- the LOC136845618 gene encoding uncharacterized protein → METKNLVKANIRQSSLFFPHRQETHSAESSFVDIDIPDPQQQNTNLTVNVPSIKTHPGKRLHRSLAITNGLPDIAEERERVPSDINGAPTQDSSGQGLVDPSSGRGFDHFLHVKVKDRLGDSVRSFKSKLPGYVEMLTSAASYQSSKVSYWSRSSRPYSENVKPVNNNAEFIELLESRQDNYVELVDILARCNEGERPR, encoded by the exons atggaaacaaagaatTTG GTAAAGGCTAACATTCGACAGTCTTCGTTATTTTTTCCACATCGACAAGAAACTCATTCAGCGGAGTCTTCCTTCGTCGACATCGACATTCCGGACCCACAGCAACAAAACACAAATCTTACGGTTAATGTCCCTTCCATTAAGACACATCCAGGTAAGAGACTGCATCGAAGCCTCGCCATCACAAACGGATTACCAGACATAGCCGAGGAAAGAGAGCGCGTGCCGTCTGACATCAATGGTGCTCCCACTCAGGACAGTTCAGGCCAGGGTCTTGTAGACCCTAGTTCAGGCAGGGGGTTTGACCATTTCCTCCACGTCAAGGTCAAGGACAGACTCGGCGACTCTGTGAGGTCTTTCAAGTCTAAATTACCAGGCTATGTCGAAATGTTAACTTCTGCTGCATCGTATCAGTCGAGTAAAGTCAGCTACTGGTCCAGATCTTCCAGACCTTACAGCGAGAATGTGAAACCTGTAAATAACAATGCAGAGTTCATAGAACTGCTGGAAAGCAGGCAGGATAATTATGTAGAACTTGTGGATATCTTAGCTAGATGTAATGAGGGTGAAAGGCCTAGATAA